A genomic region of Bradyrhizobium sp. ORS 278 contains the following coding sequences:
- a CDS encoding sulfite exporter TauE/SafE family protein encodes MSFLFVLAVGLVAGTLSGIVGTGSSIMLMPVLVYEYGPKEAVPIMAVAAVMANLSRILAWWREVDWRACAAYSVTGIPAAALGARTLLILPSRAVDIAIGLFLMAMVPVRHWLARHEIKANLWHLALGGAVIGFLTGIVVSTGPLSVPLFLFYGLSKGAFLATEAASSLGLYVSKSITFQRFGALTPDILFKGLIAGGSLMAGAFVAKRFVLHMKPDVFRLVMDGIMLAAGLSMLWNATHS; translated from the coding sequence TTGAGCTTCCTGTTCGTCCTCGCCGTCGGCCTCGTCGCCGGCACCTTGTCAGGCATCGTCGGCACCGGCTCATCGATCATGCTGATGCCGGTGCTGGTCTATGAGTATGGACCGAAGGAGGCGGTGCCGATCATGGCGGTGGCTGCCGTCATGGCGAATCTGTCGCGCATCCTGGCGTGGTGGCGCGAGGTCGACTGGCGCGCCTGTGCGGCCTATTCCGTGACGGGCATCCCGGCCGCGGCGCTCGGCGCGCGTACGCTGCTGATCCTGCCCTCGCGCGCTGTGGATATCGCCATCGGTCTGTTCCTGATGGCGATGGTGCCGGTGCGGCACTGGCTGGCGCGGCACGAGATCAAGGCCAACCTCTGGCACCTCGCGCTCGGCGGTGCGGTCATCGGATTCCTGACCGGCATCGTGGTCTCGACCGGGCCCCTTAGCGTGCCCCTGTTCCTGTTCTATGGGCTGTCGAAAGGCGCCTTTCTCGCCACGGAGGCGGCGAGCTCGCTCGGGCTCTACGTCTCCAAATCCATCACCTTTCAGCGCTTCGGCGCATTGACGCCGGACATCCTGTTCAAGGGGCTGATCGCCGGCGGCTCGCTGATGGCCGGCGCCTTCGTCGCCAAGCGGTTCGTGCTGCACATGAAGCCCGACGTGTTCCGCCTAGTGATGGATGGCATCATGCTGGCCGCGGGCCTAAGTATGTTATGGAACGCCACCCACTCCTGA
- a CDS encoding helix-turn-helix domain-containing protein, whose translation MTGAASERQRSWNTAMVRPAEQFSYYREAICQAFMNLTPEPPRRHGFSAEVQHISLGRGAINRVTFPEHTVRRSRTDIAASDQRCFYLNLKLAGRCTILQDQHEVSLSTGQVGIFDSHRTFELRHDRGPSLGVISFRVPADALFGRLPTISEVAPTRLSDDPCLGALIVETARSLNANALRLVPDDAAALFDVLLDLVALSVSRRTRNEAFATASFADATTLAVRRAIHERLREPGLTVATIASVVGISERYVHKLLARAGTSFSDLVMQRRLDGIARDLRDPACAGRDIGRIAFDWGFSDLSHFTRRFKQRFGLRPRDWRAQANSG comes from the coding sequence ATGACTGGCGCAGCATCGGAACGTCAGCGGAGCTGGAACACCGCCATGGTGCGGCCGGCGGAGCAGTTCTCCTACTACCGCGAAGCGATCTGCCAGGCCTTCATGAACCTGACGCCGGAGCCGCCGCGCCGCCACGGCTTTTCAGCGGAGGTGCAGCACATCAGTCTCGGCCGCGGCGCCATCAATCGCGTGACCTTCCCCGAACATACGGTGCGCCGCTCGCGCACGGACATCGCGGCCTCCGACCAGCGCTGCTTCTATCTGAACCTCAAGCTCGCCGGCCGCTGCACGATCCTGCAGGACCAGCACGAGGTCAGCCTGTCGACCGGACAGGTCGGCATCTTCGACAGCCACCGTACTTTCGAGCTGCGGCACGATCGCGGACCTTCGCTCGGCGTCATTTCGTTTCGCGTCCCCGCTGACGCGCTATTCGGCCGGCTGCCGACCATTTCGGAGGTTGCGCCGACGCGGCTGTCCGATGATCCCTGCCTCGGCGCGCTGATCGTCGAGACCGCGCGCTCCCTGAATGCCAATGCGCTCCGGCTCGTGCCCGACGATGCCGCGGCGCTGTTTGACGTTCTGCTCGACCTGGTCGCGCTCAGCGTCTCACGCCGCACGCGCAACGAGGCCTTCGCTACGGCATCCTTTGCCGACGCCACCACGTTGGCGGTGCGCCGCGCCATTCACGAGCGGCTGCGCGAGCCGGGCCTGACGGTCGCGACCATTGCGTCGGTTGTCGGGATCAGCGAGCGTTACGTGCACAAGCTTTTGGCGCGCGCCGGCACCAGCTTTTCCGACCTCGTGATGCAGCGCAGGCTCGACGGCATCGCGCGAGACCTCCGCGATCCCGCCTGCGCGGGCCGCGACATCGGCCGTATCGCCTTCGACTGGGGCTTTTCGGATCTGTCGCATTTTACGCGCCGCTTCAAGCAGCGCTTCGGCCTGCGCCCGCGCGACTGGCGCGCGCAGGCGAACTCAGGCTGA
- a CDS encoding alpha/beta hydrolase — translation MSTYVLIHGAWHTGAELEPVAAPIRAAGHIVHLPTISGNRPGDAKTTGLNEAISSIVDYFTEHDITDAVLMGHSYGGMVITGVADRIPGRIRRLIYWNAFVPNDGECLNDMVPPHYVALFDAVAAERGDGSVVLPFPIWREAFINDADLATATRTYEILNPHPNKTFTDAIKLKTNPAEMTIAKSYINCTEDTALPHSLPWHPRLSGKLGLFRLVQVPGSHELCFSDPARLAQAIMDAGRD, via the coding sequence ATGTCAACCTATGTCCTGATCCACGGCGCCTGGCACACCGGAGCCGAGCTCGAGCCTGTCGCAGCCCCAATCCGCGCCGCCGGGCATATCGTGCATCTCCCGACCATCAGTGGCAACCGCCCCGGGGACGCAAAGACCACCGGTCTCAATGAGGCGATCAGCTCGATCGTCGACTACTTCACCGAGCACGACATCACCGACGCCGTGCTGATGGGCCATTCGTATGGCGGCATGGTCATCACCGGCGTCGCCGATCGCATTCCCGGACGCATCCGCCGGCTGATCTACTGGAACGCGTTCGTGCCGAATGACGGCGAATGCCTCAACGACATGGTGCCGCCGCACTACGTCGCGCTGTTCGATGCGGTTGCGGCCGAGCGCGGCGACGGCTCGGTGGTGCTGCCATTCCCGATCTGGCGCGAGGCCTTCATCAACGATGCCGATCTCGCCACTGCAACGCGCACCTACGAGATCCTCAATCCGCATCCCAACAAGACTTTCACCGACGCGATCAAGCTGAAGACCAATCCGGCCGAGATGACCATCGCCAAGTCCTACATCAACTGCACCGAGGACACGGCGCTGCCGCACAGCCTGCCATGGCATCCGCGGCTCTCCGGCAAGCTCGGCCTGTTCCGGCTGGTGCAGGTGCCCGGCAGCCACGAGCTGTGTTTCTCGGATCCGGCGCGCCTGGCGCAGGCGATCATGGACGCGGGCCGCGACTGA
- the xth gene encoding exodeoxyribonuclease III gives MKIATFNINNVRRRLPNLLAWLRAAKPDIVCLQELKCTLAEFPVEEIAKAGYGAVWQGQKTWNGVAILARKAEPVLIRTALPGDPSDKEARYIEAAVRGIVIACLYLPNGNPQPGPKFDYKLAWFKRLHKHAAKFIKDDLPVVLAGDYNVAPTPLDIYPTKSWDKDALIQPKSRAAYAALVNQGWCDAIRTLHPDAPMFTFWDYKRNRWPRDAGLRLDHLLLSPQLAPRLKTAGVDRAIRGEDGASDHAPAWIMLKSTRASP, from the coding sequence ATGAAGATTGCGACATTCAACATCAACAATGTCAGGCGACGGCTCCCCAACTTGCTGGCCTGGCTGCGCGCCGCCAAGCCGGACATCGTCTGCCTGCAGGAGCTGAAATGTACGCTGGCCGAATTTCCGGTCGAGGAGATCGCCAAAGCCGGCTACGGCGCTGTCTGGCAGGGCCAGAAGACCTGGAACGGGGTCGCGATCCTCGCCCGCAAAGCCGAGCCGGTGCTGATCCGCACCGCCCTGCCCGGCGATCCCAGCGACAAGGAGGCGCGTTACATCGAGGCGGCGGTGCGCGGCATCGTCATCGCCTGCCTGTATCTGCCGAATGGCAATCCGCAGCCGGGTCCGAAATTCGACTATAAGCTCGCCTGGTTCAAGCGGCTGCACAAGCACGCGGCCAAGTTCATCAAGGACGACCTGCCCGTCGTGCTCGCCGGCGACTACAATGTCGCGCCGACGCCGCTCGACATCTATCCGACGAAATCGTGGGACAAGGATGCTTTGATCCAGCCCAAGAGCCGCGCAGCCTATGCGGCGCTGGTCAATCAGGGCTGGTGCGACGCGATCCGCACGCTGCACCCGGACGCGCCGATGTTCACGTTCTGGGACTACAAGCGCAACCGCTGGCCGCGCGATGCGGGACTGCGGCTCGATCATCTGCTGCTCAGCCCGCAACTCGCGCCACGGCTCAAAACCGCCGGCGTCGACCGCGCCATTCGCGGCGAGGACGGCGCCAGCGACCACGCACCGGCCTGGATCATGTTGAAATCGACCCGCGCCTCGCCATAA
- a CDS encoding cysteine rich repeat-containing protein, protein MPKFAAAILFTLASGVATAHAQQLPTDAQRAACQADYIRFCVDVLPGGGRIIACMMRNYAELADACKKVLDAATIADTKG, encoded by the coding sequence ATGCCAAAGTTCGCAGCCGCCATTTTGTTCACGCTGGCGTCGGGCGTCGCGACTGCGCATGCACAGCAGCTGCCGACCGACGCGCAGCGCGCCGCCTGCCAGGCGGACTACATCAGGTTCTGCGTCGACGTGCTGCCGGGCGGCGGCCGCATCATTGCCTGCATGATGCGCAATTACGCCGAGCTCGCGGACGCCTGCAAGAAGGTGCTCGACGCCGCGACCATCGCCGACACCAAGGGGTAG
- a CDS encoding TetR/AcrR family transcriptional regulator, whose product MRKTREQTAESKAKIIDTAAHLLRERGVAEASIADVMAAAGMTQGGFYRHFTSKNDMLTAATRHAFAIMADGMDRDIETAGAEAALAAYVARYLSPEHIAHPGAGCPAAGFGADAGRMPDVLGAEFAAGAEQLITRVAAGLVARGHAEPEARAEAIRTLTMLVGTVVMARALGASSLQDEIVAAAQQKLAGD is encoded by the coding sequence ATGCGCAAGACACGCGAGCAAACCGCTGAGAGCAAAGCAAAAATCATCGATACGGCGGCACATTTGCTGCGCGAGCGCGGGGTTGCGGAAGCAAGCATCGCCGACGTCATGGCCGCCGCCGGCATGACCCAGGGCGGCTTCTACCGGCACTTCACCTCCAAGAACGACATGCTCACGGCGGCCACGCGGCACGCCTTTGCGATCATGGCCGACGGGATGGACCGCGATATTGAGACAGCCGGCGCCGAGGCGGCGCTGGCGGCCTATGTGGCGCGCTATCTGTCGCCCGAGCACATCGCCCATCCCGGCGCGGGCTGCCCCGCGGCGGGCTTCGGCGCCGATGCGGGCCGCATGCCGGACGTGCTCGGCGCGGAATTCGCCGCAGGCGCCGAGCAGCTCATCACGCGCGTGGCGGCCGGCCTTGTCGCGCGCGGCCATGCCGAGCCGGAGGCACGCGCGGAAGCGATCCGCACGCTGACGATGCTGGTCGGGACTGTTGTGATGGCCCGCGCACTCGGCGCCTCTTCGTTGCAAGACGAGATCGTCGCGGCGGCACAGCAGAAGCTCGCGGGGGATTGA
- a CDS encoding SDR family oxidoreductase, translating to MTSPLLRPLAEADRLRRAYGATAVVTGASDGIGRAVAMRLAQAGFGLVLVARRKAVLDALADELEALQSIRPVVISADLSVPDDVARIDRDTAHLDVGLLVAAAGFGTSGPFVDGDLTAELNMIDVNCRALAQLTHMFGRRFAARRRGGIVLMSSLVAFQGVPRAANYAATKAFVQSLAEGLAPELKPFGVDVLASAPGPVMSGFGQRARMTIASGQTPDEVAVGTLKMLGRCTTVRPGFLAKALEASLMLLPRSGRAAMLARVMAGMTKTA from the coding sequence ATGACCAGTCCTCTCCTGCGGCCGTTGGCAGAGGCCGACCGCTTGCGCCGCGCCTATGGCGCCACTGCTGTCGTCACCGGCGCCTCCGATGGGATCGGTCGCGCCGTGGCGATGCGCCTCGCGCAGGCCGGCTTCGGCCTCGTGCTGGTCGCGCGGCGCAAGGCGGTGCTGGACGCACTCGCCGACGAGCTCGAAGCGCTGCAGTCGATCCGACCCGTCGTGATCTCGGCTGATCTTTCGGTGCCAGACGATGTCGCGCGCATCGACCGCGACACCGCGCATCTCGATGTCGGCCTGCTGGTCGCCGCCGCCGGTTTCGGCACCTCGGGCCCGTTCGTCGACGGCGATCTCACCGCCGAGCTCAACATGATCGACGTCAACTGCCGCGCGCTGGCGCAGCTCACGCACATGTTCGGCCGCCGCTTCGCCGCGAGACGGCGCGGCGGCATCGTGCTGATGAGTTCGCTGGTCGCGTTCCAGGGCGTGCCGCGGGCCGCCAACTATGCCGCGACGAAAGCGTTCGTGCAGAGCCTCGCCGAGGGCCTCGCGCCCGAGCTCAAGCCGTTCGGCGTCGACGTCCTGGCCTCGGCGCCGGGGCCGGTGATGAGCGGCTTCGGCCAGCGCGCCCGCATGACGATTGCGAGCGGCCAGACTCCCGACGAGGTCGCGGTCGGCACGCTCAAGATGCTGGGCCGCTGCACCACGGTGCGGCCCGGCTTTCTCGCCAAGGCGCTGGAGGCCAGCCTGATGCTGCTGCCGCGCTCGGGCCGTGCCGCAATGCTGGCGCGGGTGATGGCCGGCATGACGAAGACGGCGTGA
- a CDS encoding lipocalin family protein, translating to MTSKTLRAWFFSLGTFLGSMSGTGCAGERADSGFVLDLDRYSGTWFQLRDSVDDNAAEFEQREKVKDRCVGTRVTYAAQADGTIRLRNECFEGSLDGRRIVIEGSARPVNANRTEFKIRFDPLYLRPFEFDYWVVWVDPDYQMALLSSPRSRGYTILSRVPDPSPALLAMAEEVALRKGYSNSLTVETPQGPRAGGP from the coding sequence ATGACGTCGAAAACTCTACGCGCTTGGTTCTTTTCTCTGGGGACGTTCTTAGGCTCGATGTCGGGGACGGGTTGCGCGGGTGAGCGGGCCGACTCCGGGTTCGTCCTGGACCTGGATCGATACAGCGGCACCTGGTTTCAGCTGAGGGACAGTGTCGATGACAATGCGGCGGAGTTCGAGCAACGAGAAAAGGTCAAGGACCGCTGCGTGGGCACGCGGGTTACGTACGCCGCTCAAGCGGATGGCACGATTCGCTTGCGAAACGAATGCTTCGAGGGCTCGTTGGATGGGAGACGCATTGTGATCGAAGGATCTGCCCGTCCCGTCAATGCCAACCGCACTGAGTTCAAGATCCGTTTCGATCCGCTGTACTTGCGGCCTTTCGAGTTCGACTACTGGGTAGTCTGGGTCGATCCGGACTACCAGATGGCTCTCCTCTCGTCTCCAAGGTCACGCGGATACACGATCCTCAGCCGTGTGCCCGATCCGTCTCCCGCTCTCCTGGCGATGGCCGAAGAGGTGGCGCTTCGAAAAGGGTATTCCAATTCCCTAACCGTCGAGACCCCTCAAGGCCCGAGGGCCGGCGGCCCATAA
- the thrS gene encoding threonine--tRNA ligase: MDDLDHRSLGPRLDLWHIQEDAPGMVFWHPRGHALYRVLENFIRGKMRRLGYAEVRTPQLLPLDLWMQSGHWEKFGAQMFALGEGERAMALKPMSCPCHVQIFNRNLRSWRELPLRYAEFGSCHRDEPSGALHGLMRTRGFEQDDAHVFCRADDVAGEVARFAALLSEVYAAFGFDAPEVSLSTRPQLRAGSDASWDWAEQALAEAARSCGLSYAIQPGEGAFYGPKLEFALRDRLGRSWQCGTVQLDSVLPERLGASYVAAHGARATPVLIHHAVLGSIGRFIAMLLEHHAGALPFWLSPDQVAVVPITRDQLDDALKLRELLFSAELRAVLSADGETLSRRIVAAHAASIPVVAVVGAREAAQGTVSLRERDGTTSVLTWDRAVSTLRERNRPPRGSVDRACGPDLD, from the coding sequence ATGGACGATCTCGATCACAGAAGCCTCGGACCCCGTCTCGATCTCTGGCACATCCAGGAGGATGCGCCGGGAATGGTGTTCTGGCATCCGCGCGGCCACGCGCTCTATCGCGTGCTCGAAAACTTTATCCGCGGCAAGATGCGCCGGCTCGGCTATGCCGAGGTCAGGACGCCGCAGCTGCTGCCGCTCGACTTGTGGATGCAAAGCGGGCATTGGGAGAAGTTCGGCGCGCAGATGTTCGCCCTCGGCGAGGGCGAGCGCGCGATGGCGCTGAAGCCGATGTCGTGTCCCTGCCATGTCCAGATCTTCAACAGGAATTTGAGGTCGTGGCGCGAGCTGCCGCTGCGCTACGCCGAGTTCGGCAGCTGCCATCGCGACGAGCCGTCTGGCGCGCTGCACGGTCTGATGCGCACGCGCGGCTTCGAGCAGGACGATGCGCATGTGTTCTGCCGCGCCGACGATGTCGCGGGCGAGGTCGCCCGCTTCGCCGCGCTGCTCTCGGAGGTCTATGCCGCGTTCGGCTTCGACGCGCCGGAGGTGTCGCTGTCGACGCGACCGCAACTGCGCGCCGGATCGGACGCGTCATGGGATTGGGCGGAGCAGGCTCTGGCCGAAGCCGCCCGCAGCTGTGGCCTGTCCTATGCGATCCAGCCCGGCGAGGGCGCGTTCTACGGACCGAAGCTGGAGTTTGCGCTGCGCGACCGGCTCGGCCGCTCCTGGCAGTGCGGCACGGTTCAGCTCGACAGCGTGCTTCCGGAACGTCTCGGCGCCTCCTATGTCGCCGCCCACGGTGCCCGGGCGACGCCGGTCCTGATCCACCACGCGGTGCTCGGCTCGATCGGTCGCTTCATCGCGATGCTGCTCGAGCACCACGCCGGCGCGCTGCCGTTCTGGCTGTCGCCCGACCAGGTCGCGGTCGTGCCGATCACGAGGGATCAGCTGGACGATGCGTTGAAGCTCCGCGAACTTCTCTTCAGCGCCGAGCTGCGCGCCGTTCTATCAGCTGATGGCGAGACGCTGTCTCGGCGCATCGTCGCGGCGCATGCGGCGAGCATTCCCGTCGTTGCGGTGGTCGGGGCTCGTGAAGCAGCGCAGGGCACCGTGAGCCTGCGCGAGCGCGACGGGACGACCTCCGTGCTCACGTGGGATCGGGCGGTCAGCACGCTGCGCGAGCGGAATCGGCCGCCTCGCGGTAGCGTCGATCGCGCGTGCGGCCCCGATCTTGACTGA
- a CDS encoding GNAT family N-acetyltransferase: MAKPPLPHPILSTARLQLRQFRPDDVDAMHRCFSDPDAMRFWNHPVHTKRIESERAVRRFIDCTPSYYRFWAVAEATSDRCIGMVNYHDGHIRSRRAAIGYIVDPARQRQGIAGEAVAAMLDYCFGELGLHRLQALIHPDNAPSRGLAEKLGFRCEGRLRDHLRVDGEWRDDMLYALLATDSRGRA, encoded by the coding sequence ATGGCCAAGCCGCCGCTTCCCCACCCGATCCTGTCGACTGCGCGGTTGCAACTGCGCCAGTTTCGCCCCGACGATGTCGACGCGATGCATCGCTGCTTCAGCGATCCCGATGCGATGCGGTTCTGGAACCATCCGGTGCACACCAAGCGCATCGAGAGCGAGCGCGCTGTGCGCAGGTTCATCGACTGCACGCCGTCCTACTATCGGTTCTGGGCGGTGGCGGAGGCGACGTCCGATCGCTGCATCGGCATGGTCAATTATCACGACGGCCACATCCGCAGCCGGCGCGCCGCGATCGGCTACATCGTCGATCCCGCCCGCCAGCGTCAGGGCATTGCCGGCGAGGCCGTTGCTGCGATGCTCGACTACTGCTTCGGCGAGCTCGGCCTGCACCGCCTTCAGGCGTTGATCCATCCCGACAATGCTCCGTCCCGCGGCCTTGCCGAGAAGCTCGGCTTCCGCTGCGAGGGCCGGCTGCGCGATCATCTGCGCGTCGACGGCGAATGGCGCGACGACATGCTCTATGCGCTGCTGGCAACGGATTCGCGCGGACGCGCGTGA
- the alr gene encoding alanine racemase: MSVPEPKPAEPSASAADAIPASATGVLTIDLDALAANWRKLEKTAVPAECAGVIKADAYGCGIPQVARTLAAAGCKTFFVATLGEAKIARSALPEPAALYVLDGFFQNTGDDYAAINCRPVIGDLNELAEWDMFCRRTGWKGGAAIHVDTGMNRLGLTPIDAQGMIPRIQSGDHGITLVMSHLASAEQVNSPANARQLATFREVASVFTGVPAALAASSGIFLGASFHFDMVRPGAALYGVNPTPEADNPMQPVAEIKARIVQLRDLARGDAVGYGGTWTARRPTKIAILSAGYADGYFRAASSNDGTRGADVIVAGQRCPVAGRVSMDLIAVDVTDLPPKAARRGHFATLLGEGISVDELAHHFGTIGYEVLTNLGRRYHRIYKGGAAVAAS; the protein is encoded by the coding sequence ATGAGTGTTCCCGAACCGAAACCCGCCGAGCCCTCTGCGTCGGCGGCCGATGCGATCCCCGCCAGCGCGACCGGCGTGCTGACCATCGATCTCGATGCGCTCGCCGCGAACTGGCGCAAGCTGGAAAAGACCGCGGTGCCGGCCGAATGCGCGGGCGTGATCAAGGCCGACGCCTATGGCTGTGGCATTCCGCAGGTAGCGCGCACGCTCGCCGCCGCCGGTTGCAAGACGTTCTTTGTGGCGACGCTCGGTGAGGCCAAGATCGCCCGCAGCGCCCTGCCCGAGCCAGCCGCGCTCTACGTGCTCGACGGCTTCTTCCAGAACACCGGCGATGACTACGCTGCGATCAACTGCCGCCCCGTGATCGGCGATCTCAATGAGCTCGCCGAATGGGACATGTTCTGCCGCCGCACCGGCTGGAAGGGCGGCGCCGCGATCCATGTCGACACCGGCATGAACCGGCTTGGCCTTACGCCGATCGACGCGCAGGGCATGATCCCGCGCATCCAGAGCGGCGACCATGGCATCACCCTGGTGATGAGCCATCTCGCCTCCGCCGAGCAGGTCAACAGCCCGGCGAATGCGCGCCAGCTCGCGACCTTCCGCGAGGTCGCCAGCGTCTTCACCGGCGTGCCGGCGGCGCTCGCCGCCTCCTCCGGCATCTTCCTCGGCGCCTCCTTCCATTTCGACATGGTGCGTCCGGGCGCCGCGCTCTACGGCGTCAACCCGACACCGGAGGCCGACAACCCGATGCAGCCGGTCGCCGAGATCAAGGCCCGCATCGTGCAGCTGCGGGATCTCGCTCGCGGTGATGCCGTCGGCTATGGGGGCACCTGGACCGCGCGTCGACCGACGAAGATCGCCATCCTCTCCGCCGGCTATGCCGACGGCTATTTCCGCGCCGCCTCGTCCAACGACGGCACCCGCGGCGCCGACGTCATCGTCGCCGGCCAGCGCTGCCCCGTCGCGGGCCGGGTGTCGATGGACCTGATCGCCGTCGATGTCACCGACCTGCCGCCGAAGGCCGCGCGCCGCGGCCATTTCGCCACCCTGCTCGGCGAAGGCATCAGTGTCGACGAGCTCGCGCATCATTTCGGCACCATCGGCTACGAAGTCCTGACCAATCTCGGCCGCCGCTACCACCGCATCTACAAGGGCGGCGCGGCGGTTGCGGCGAGCTGA
- a CDS encoding replicative DNA helicase — MALTDSNVLKLAPTDAATPAYRSAPHNIEAEQGLLGAILVNNDAFYRVSDFLEPKHFYEPLHQTIFETTASLIRMGKIATPVTLKTFLPADVDLGGMTVGQYLARLAAEATTIINAQDYGRTIYDLSLRRDLIGIGEDMVNVAYDAPVDFAPRNQIEDAERRLYELAESGRYDGGFQKFSQALTTALDMAAKAFQRDGKLSGISTGLRDLDAKMGGLQHSDLIILAGRPGMGKTSLATNIAYNVAQAYVPELQPDGTYKAAQGGVVGFFSCEMSGEQLATRIIAERSGIPSSHIRRGGITEADFEKLRECSIELQSLPFYVDETGGISISQVMARARRLKRQRGLDLLVIDYIQLLAGSGKRGSDNRVQEITEITTSLKALAKELNVPIIALSQLSRQVENRDDKRPQLSDLRESGSIEQDADVVLFVYRGEYYLAAKEPRPGTEEHQKWQTEMELALGKAEVIIGKQRHGPTGTVELHFDASVTRFGDLAHDGMPPQHHDY, encoded by the coding sequence ATGGCATTGACCGATTCGAACGTTCTTAAGCTGGCTCCGACGGACGCCGCAACGCCGGCCTATCGCAGCGCGCCTCACAACATCGAGGCGGAGCAGGGTCTGCTCGGCGCGATCCTCGTCAACAACGACGCGTTCTATCGCGTGTCTGATTTCCTCGAGCCGAAGCATTTCTACGAGCCGCTGCATCAGACGATCTTCGAGACGACGGCGAGCCTCATCCGCATGGGCAAGATCGCCACGCCCGTGACGTTGAAGACGTTCCTGCCCGCGGACGTCGATCTTGGCGGCATGACCGTCGGCCAGTATCTGGCGCGCCTCGCCGCCGAGGCGACGACGATCATCAACGCGCAGGACTATGGCCGCACCATCTACGATCTGTCGTTGCGCCGTGACCTCATCGGCATCGGCGAGGACATGGTCAACGTCGCCTATGACGCGCCGGTCGATTTCGCGCCGCGCAACCAGATCGAGGATGCCGAGCGCAGGCTGTACGAGCTCGCCGAGTCCGGCCGCTACGACGGCGGTTTCCAGAAGTTCTCGCAGGCGCTGACCACCGCGCTCGACATGGCCGCGAAGGCGTTCCAGCGCGACGGCAAGCTGTCGGGCATCTCGACCGGCCTGCGCGATCTCGACGCCAAGATGGGCGGCCTGCAGCACTCCGACCTGATCATCCTCGCCGGCCGTCCCGGCATGGGCAAGACCTCGCTCGCCACCAATATCGCCTACAACGTCGCGCAGGCCTATGTTCCGGAACTGCAGCCCGACGGCACCTACAAGGCGGCGCAGGGCGGCGTGGTCGGGTTCTTCTCGTGCGAAATGAGCGGCGAACAGCTCGCTACCCGCATCATCGCCGAGCGTTCCGGCATTCCCTCGAGCCACATCCGCCGCGGCGGCATCACCGAGGCCGATTTCGAAAAGCTGCGCGAGTGCTCGATCGAGCTGCAATCGCTGCCGTTCTATGTCGACGAAACCGGCGGCATCTCGATCTCGCAGGTGATGGCGCGCGCCCGCCGGCTGAAGCGGCAAAGGGGGCTCGACCTCCTGGTGATCGACTACATCCAGCTGCTCGCCGGCTCCGGCAAGCGTGGCAGCGACAACCGCGTGCAGGAAATCACCGAGATCACCACCAGCCTGAAGGCGCTGGCGAAGGAGCTCAACGTTCCGATCATCGCGCTGTCGCAGCTGTCGCGTCAGGTCGAAAACCGCGACGACAAGCGGCCGCAGCTGTCGGACCTGCGTGAATCCGGCTCGATCGAGCAGGACGCCGACGTCGTGCTGTTCGTGTACCGCGGCGAATACTACCTGGCTGCCAAGGAGCCGCGCCCCGGCACCGAGGAGCACCAGAAGTGGCAGACCGAAATGGAACTGGCGCTGGGCAAGGCCGAAGTGATCATCGGCAAGCAGCGTCACGGTCCGACCGGCACCGTCGAGCTGCACTTCGACGCCTCGGTCACGCGCTTCGGCGACCTCGCCCATGACGGTATGCCGCCGCAGCATCACGACTATTGA